TTTTTAGAGACTGGAGCTTCCAAGCCAATTGATAAACCTGCTCCAACTTCAATGCCTGTACCAAAAGTTCAAAAACTTGAGAGGACTACTAGTGCTCCACCTGTGAAAAATAAGGTTCCTCGTCCTCGGTTAAAGCCAGCACTTTATACTACACCTGAGGTGAAACAACTTCCAGTTGTAGattctccttcttcattccctCCTTCACCATACATCATTAACCATAAACGTCGTGGCCCGCGTCTCCACAAGAGTTCGTCTGAGGCCAGTGTGCTGTCCAAGAAGAATGTTTCCAGCGACGAAAAGGTTGATGATAAGAGCTTTGATACTTGTGCTGCAAGTTCAGCGGGTGATCTCCAATTCAGTTTTACAAATCCTGAACCTGTTGAAAAGGAGCTCTTGAATGGTGTCTGTGGTGGTGAATTTGATAGAAGCAATGGAAGTGAACTGATGAATGGACACAAAGAACCAGAGAATAGTAGCTTTGCAAATGGTTTGATCAGGGAAAATGGTCCTGCATTGAATACGGCAAGAGATACAGATATTGAAGACTTCTTTGACCCGCAAGATTCAATGAGTTTCACAAGTAACACTGACGTGGAAGAAAATGCAGGGACAGACCTATCTATGAAATTCAGCAGTCCTGGCGGGGAGTTTTATGATGCTTGGGAAGGTAAACTGGATTACCTTCACTCCAATTTTTCTGTCGCAAATGCACGTGGCAGTAGTGCATTTGTGATTATGGGGACATCCCAGTTTTTCATGGATATATCAATCTTATTGCATATTTCATATTCATATACTGATTCAATAGGGGAGCAAGAGAGGGTCGCTACTTCTGTAATGGAGTTCCATAGATATATTTCATGTCATATATTACCTTACTCGTTTCTTCTCTTTTTGTAGAACTATCATCCGACGCTGCTACTCAAAATTCTGCATCTGATGTTGAAGCTGAATTGCGTGAAATGAGATTGAGTCTATTGATGGAGATAGAGAAGCGGAAGCAAGCTGAAGAATCCCTGAACAACATGAGAAATCAATGGCAGAGTATTAGGCAGGGGTTGTATCTAGCAGGAATCATTTTGCCTGCAGATCTTACAGCTGTTGCTGAGGGTGAGCAGCTGAATTCTGATCCA
Above is a genomic segment from Medicago truncatula cultivar Jemalong A17 chromosome 5, MtrunA17r5.0-ANR, whole genome shotgun sequence containing:
- the LOC11410095 gene encoding uncharacterized protein, whose product is MPTYTAIAFDRFLETGASKPIDKPAPTSMPVPKVQKLERTTSAPPVKNKVPRPRLKPALYTTPEVKQLPVVDSPSSFPPSPYIINHKRRGPRLHKSSSEASVLSKKNVSSDEKVDDKSFDTCAASSAGDLQFSFTNPEPVEKELLNGVCGGEFDRSNGSELMNGHKEPENSSFANGLIRENGPALNTARDTDIEDFFDPQDSMSFTSNTDVEENAGTDLSMKFSSPGGEFYDAWEELSSDAATQNSASDVEAELREMRLSLLMEIEKRKQAEESLNNMRNQWQSIRQGLYLAGIILPADLTAVAEGEQLNSDPVEDLCQQLYVARFISNTIGRATVRTEVEMEMEAQLESKNFEIARLMERLHCYETMNHEMSQRNQEAVEMARRERQRKSKKQKWIWGSLTTVIALGTAAVAWSYLPAGGESYSAEDHPVPKHDDAAK